Proteins from a single region of Apium graveolens cultivar Ventura chromosome 7, ASM990537v1, whole genome shotgun sequence:
- the LOC141672699 gene encoding uncharacterized protein LOC141672699 isoform X1: MSTTTLLVPLNSNSSSPSVPPRPRFRPVFLNHTECPTGTSASILSFRQNLGCGCIVSSIKFNPRTVQKRIHRNLVVYSSMQPGTPIPSGNPSGTNCRKGWIVGMLLSIILPFYRTKLTSFLALKKEVETVVDTAELVLEVVEKVAEEVVEIADILEENLPEGGKMKNAIERVESVAREIAKDADLLEDLVQKVEKAEKEVGSMIEPVIDQINNGADTIGTKNLGEIPKSKL, translated from the exons ATGTCTACCACAACATTACTGGTGCCACTGAACTCGAACAGCTCCTCTCCTTCTGTACCTCCTCGACCAAGATTTCGACCTGTTTTTCTTAATCATACAGAATGTCCAACAGGTACATCAGCGTCGATATTAAGTTTTAGACAAAATCTCGGTTGTGGGTGTATAGTATCTTCGATCAAGTTCAATCCGAGAACGGTTCAGAAAAGAATTCATag GAATCTAGTTGTCTACAGCAGTATGCAGCCTGGAACACCTATTCCTTCCGGAAATCCTTCAGGCACTAACTG CAGGAAAGGATGGATTGTGGGAATGCTACTATCAATAATTCTACCATTTTACAGGACCAAGCTAACTTCATTCTTGGCATTAAAAA AGGAGGTGGAAACAGTTGTGGATACTGCTGAATTAGTACTGGAAGTCGTCGAGAAGGTGGCGGAGGAAGTGGTGGAAATTGCTgatattctggaagaaaatcttcCAGAGGGCGGAAAGATGAAGAATGCAATTGAAAGGGTTGAAAGCGTAGCCAGAGAAATTGCAAAAGATGCCGATCTACTGGAAGACCTGGTGCAGAAG GTAGAGAAGGCGGAGAAAGAAGTTGGAAGTATGATAGAACCAGTAATTGATCAGATCAATAATGGGGCAGACACTATTGGCACGAAGAATTTAGGAGAAATCCCTAAATCAAAACTATGA
- the LOC141672699 gene encoding uncharacterized protein LOC141672699 isoform X2 has product MSTTTLLVPLNSNSSSPSVPPRPRFRPVFLNHTECPTGTSASILSFRQNLGCGCIVSSIKFNPRTVQKRIHRNLVVYSSMQPGTPIPSGNPSGTNWKGWIVGMLLSIILPFYRTKLTSFLALKKEVETVVDTAELVLEVVEKVAEEVVEIADILEENLPEGGKMKNAIERVESVAREIAKDADLLEDLVQKVEKAEKEVGSMIEPVIDQINNGADTIGTKNLGEIPKSKL; this is encoded by the exons ATGTCTACCACAACATTACTGGTGCCACTGAACTCGAACAGCTCCTCTCCTTCTGTACCTCCTCGACCAAGATTTCGACCTGTTTTTCTTAATCATACAGAATGTCCAACAGGTACATCAGCGTCGATATTAAGTTTTAGACAAAATCTCGGTTGTGGGTGTATAGTATCTTCGATCAAGTTCAATCCGAGAACGGTTCAGAAAAGAATTCATag GAATCTAGTTGTCTACAGCAGTATGCAGCCTGGAACACCTATTCCTTCCGGAAATCCTTCAGGCACTAACTG GAAAGGATGGATTGTGGGAATGCTACTATCAATAATTCTACCATTTTACAGGACCAAGCTAACTTCATTCTTGGCATTAAAAA AGGAGGTGGAAACAGTTGTGGATACTGCTGAATTAGTACTGGAAGTCGTCGAGAAGGTGGCGGAGGAAGTGGTGGAAATTGCTgatattctggaagaaaatcttcCAGAGGGCGGAAAGATGAAGAATGCAATTGAAAGGGTTGAAAGCGTAGCCAGAGAAATTGCAAAAGATGCCGATCTACTGGAAGACCTGGTGCAGAAG GTAGAGAAGGCGGAGAAAGAAGTTGGAAGTATGATAGAACCAGTAATTGATCAGATCAATAATGGGGCAGACACTATTGGCACGAAGAATTTAGGAGAAATCCCTAAATCAAAACTATGA